In one Cupriavidus taiwanensis genomic region, the following are encoded:
- the urtA gene encoding urea ABC transporter substrate-binding protein, translating to MQRRDMLKLSALAAAAMIGTSPLALAQSKEPIKVGILHSLSGTMAISETSLKDVALMTIDEINKSGGVLGRKLEPVVVDPASNWPLFAEKARQLVSKDKVAVTFGCWTSVSRKSVLPVYEELNSLLFYPVQYEGEEMSKNVFYTGAAPNQQAIPAVEYLMSKEGGGARRFFLLGTDYVYPRTTNKILRAFLKSKGVADKDIEEVYTPFGHSDYQTIVANIKKFSQGGKTAVISTINGDSNVPFYKELGNAGLKAKDVPVVAFSVGEEELRGIDTKPLVGHLAAWNYFMSVKNPENDAFRKQWAAWVKANNLPGGGKRVTNDPMEATYVGIHMWAQAVKKAGSTDTNKVRAAMYGQTFKAPAGFTLTMGENHHLYKPVMIGEVKADGQFSVVWKTPKAVRAQPWSPFIAGNEGKPDKVM from the coding sequence ATGCAACGACGTGACATGCTGAAGCTGTCGGCGCTAGCCGCCGCGGCGATGATCGGTACCAGCCCGCTGGCGCTGGCGCAGTCCAAGGAGCCGATCAAGGTCGGCATCCTGCATTCGCTGTCCGGCACCATGGCGATCTCGGAAACGTCGCTGAAGGACGTGGCCCTGATGACCATCGACGAGATCAACAAGAGCGGCGGCGTGCTCGGGCGCAAGCTCGAGCCGGTGGTGGTGGACCCGGCCTCCAACTGGCCGCTGTTTGCCGAGAAGGCACGCCAGCTGGTCAGCAAGGACAAGGTCGCGGTGACCTTCGGCTGCTGGACCTCGGTGTCGCGCAAGTCGGTGCTGCCGGTCTACGAAGAGCTCAACTCGCTGCTGTTCTACCCGGTGCAGTATGAAGGCGAGGAGATGTCGAAGAACGTCTTCTACACCGGCGCGGCGCCCAACCAGCAGGCCATCCCGGCGGTGGAGTACCTGATGAGCAAGGAGGGCGGCGGCGCCAGGCGCTTCTTCCTGCTCGGCACCGACTATGTCTACCCGCGCACCACCAACAAGATCCTGCGCGCCTTCCTGAAGAGCAAGGGCGTGGCCGACAAGGACATCGAAGAGGTCTACACCCCGTTCGGCCACAGCGACTACCAGACCATCGTCGCCAATATCAAGAAGTTCTCGCAGGGCGGCAAGACCGCGGTGATCTCGACCATCAACGGCGATTCCAACGTGCCGTTCTACAAGGAGCTGGGCAACGCCGGGCTCAAGGCCAAGGACGTGCCGGTGGTGGCGTTCTCGGTCGGCGAAGAAGAGCTGCGCGGCATCGACACCAAGCCGCTGGTGGGCCACCTGGCCGCGTGGAACTACTTCATGTCGGTCAAGAACCCCGAGAACGACGCCTTCCGCAAGCAGTGGGCGGCCTGGGTCAAGGCCAACAACCTGCCCGGCGGCGGCAAGCGCGTGACCAACGACCCGATGGAAGCCACCTACGTCGGCATCCACATGTGGGCGCAGGCGGTGAAGAAGGCCGGCAGCACGGATACCAACAAGGTGCGCGCGGCCATGTATGGCCAGACCTTCAAGGCGCCGGCCGGCTTCACGCTGACCATGGGCGAGAACCACCACCTGTACAAGCCGGTGATGATCGGCGAGGTCAAGGCCGACGGCCAGTTCTCGGTGGTGTGGAAGACGCCGAAGGCGGTGCGCGCGCAGCCGTGGAGCCCGTTCATCGCGGGCAATGAAGGGAAGCCGGACAAGGTGATGTAA